From a region of the Candidatus Rhabdochlamydia porcellionis genome:
- a CDS encoding AAA family ATPase, which produces MIVLDEISWMGGKDPNFLGKLKTVWDMYFSKNSQLILALCGSISSWIEENILSSTGFVGRIAIDLVIEELPLNVCNAFWHPKDKRITAHEKFKLLSVTGGIPLYLERMKPELPMEQNIRDLCFTRGGLLVREFDEIFSDLFSRKNASHKEIISCLANGSKDLSQICKELKRRVGGAYSNHLDDLVKAGFVQRDFTWNLTSRQESKLSLYRLSDNYLRFYLKYIAPNRSKIEKEAFSHVALNRLLGWESIMGLQFENLVVHNRKMIWNLLQLSPEEVIMDGPFFQNATLKQSGCQIDYMIQTRFSLYLCEVKFSKNKVGPKIIKEMEEKRKFLKVPKFCSVRPILIHVNGVQDSVLHKEYFDKVLDFGLLLT; this is translated from the coding sequence TTGATAGTATTGGATGAAATATCTTGGATGGGAGGAAAAGATCCTAACTTTTTAGGTAAGCTAAAAACTGTTTGGGATATGTACTTTAGCAAAAATTCGCAGTTAATACTTGCTTTATGCGGTTCAATCTCTTCTTGGATCGAAGAAAATATCTTAAGTAGCACTGGATTTGTTGGGAGAATTGCCATTGATCTTGTTATTGAAGAGCTTCCTTTAAATGTTTGTAATGCTTTTTGGCATCCTAAAGATAAGCGAATCACAGCACATGAAAAATTTAAACTCTTATCTGTTACGGGAGGGATTCCTCTTTATCTTGAACGCATGAAACCTGAATTGCCTATGGAGCAAAATATTCGAGATCTTTGCTTTACACGAGGAGGTCTTCTAGTCAGAGAATTTGATGAAATATTTTCAGATCTTTTCTCTAGGAAAAACGCAAGCCATAAAGAAATCATATCTTGTCTAGCAAATGGTTCTAAGGACTTAAGTCAGATTTGTAAAGAATTGAAAAGAAGAGTGGGAGGAGCATATAGTAATCATTTGGATGATCTTGTAAAAGCGGGATTTGTCCAGAGAGATTTTACTTGGAATTTAACGAGTAGACAAGAGAGTAAATTAAGTCTTTACCGATTGAGTGATAATTATCTTCGATTCTATTTAAAATATATTGCTCCAAATCGTTCAAAGATCGAGAAAGAAGCTTTTTCTCATGTAGCATTAAACCGTCTTCTGGGTTGGGAGTCTATAATGGGTCTACAGTTTGAAAATCTTGTAGTGCACAATCGTAAAATGATTTGGAATCTATTACAACTATCTCCAGAAGAGGTTATCATGGATGGGCCTTTTTTTCAGAATGCTACTTTGAAACAATCAGGATGTCAAATCGATTATATGATCCAGACTCGCTTTAGCCTTTATTTATGCGAAGTTAAGTTTTCCAAAAACAAGGTGGGACCGAAGATCATTAAAGAAATGGAAGAAAAGAGAAAATTTTTAAAGGTTCCCAAGTTTTGTTCGGTTAGGCCGATTCTTATTCATGTAAATGGAGTGCAAGACAGTGTTTTACATAAGGAGTATTTTGATAAGGTGCTTGATTTTGGTTTGTTATTAACATAG
- a CDS encoding tetratricopeptide repeat protein translates to MTTTQNIHSDYKLHTEIAKVCSEYQKSFKNITRQYAFFHIIFFLITFIELSILVLFFTFLTKPAVIAFTLAGIFLTSFSYFMLHFYFQAKKPQQMQDMHNQFIQDCIHHISSSNDLAEYHLFLSQALHIFLNTFSYQELQYYSLPLQSKAISSLMEKFSVWMHWKDLYLMKEKILFSIIEQHIEYVKLYPTDLQAHVGLGKAYLELANLYCHPDKIYEKKLPWISPEYNSEELQTKFTKSCYRAIEEFHILDAYSPENPWVHVQLAGIYHNLDEPLKEIEHYEKVLAVAEKEEQILLRLGTLYFQNGASAKGLQLYEKLKQISEQAAAELLSQYGSFSL, encoded by the coding sequence ATGACAACTACACAAAACATACACTCTGATTACAAATTACATACAGAAATAGCAAAAGTATGCTCAGAGTATCAGAAGAGCTTTAAAAATATAACTCGTCAATATGCTTTTTTCCATATTATTTTTTTTCTGATTACTTTTATAGAGCTGTCTATTTTAGTGCTATTTTTTACGTTCCTTACAAAACCCGCTGTCATTGCATTCACCTTAGCAGGGATTTTTCTAACTAGCTTTTCTTATTTCATGCTGCATTTTTATTTTCAAGCTAAGAAGCCACAACAAATGCAAGATATGCATAATCAATTTATCCAAGATTGTATTCATCATATTTCTTCTTCTAATGACTTAGCAGAATACCATCTCTTTCTCTCTCAAGCATTGCATATCTTCTTAAATACTTTTTCCTATCAAGAGCTTCAATATTACTCTCTACCTTTGCAATCAAAGGCCATCTCTTCTTTAATGGAAAAATTTAGTGTATGGATGCACTGGAAAGATCTCTATTTGATGAAAGAAAAGATCTTGTTCTCGATTATAGAACAACATATAGAATATGTAAAACTCTACCCAACAGACCTGCAAGCTCATGTAGGCCTTGGCAAAGCCTATCTTGAACTAGCAAACCTATACTGTCACCCTGATAAAATTTACGAAAAGAAATTGCCTTGGATCTCTCCTGAATACAATTCAGAGGAGTTACAAACCAAGTTCACTAAATCTTGCTATCGTGCCATTGAAGAATTTCATATTCTCGATGCTTATTCTCCAGAAAATCCTTGGGTACATGTGCAACTAGCAGGAATTTATCACAATTTAGATGAACCTTTAAAAGAGATTGAACATTATGAAAAGGTACTAGCTGTTGCAGAAAAAGAAGAGCAGATTCTTCTTCGTTTGGGAACTCTCTATTTTCAAAATGGTGCAAGCGCTAAAGGACTACAGCTTTATGAAAAACTCAAACAAATCAGCGAACAAGCCGCAGCTGAACTTCTCTCCCAATATGGATCTTTTAGTTTGTAG
- a CDS encoding vWA domain-containing protein, which produces MTASLKNRFIFLSCLIFSLAMHVACICILYSLSLHKQHNFSALFWLSSSNPHLLQIDEENKEHTLQEVFEQIVVVPSNHQTPYDLLSSNRPFELAPDLELVDSFSFVKRNPLSFSIEESSSLASVCLPKLENEPLLTPPATSMDSFVNKKLEIDPVMQTTLATQLPKASEANDKQQLSLPRENRKATIYKENLKFPLADPAIHLSIQNVSPIIDPHQMDQLAAQMKNPPTLFSEIEHLKVLRHFLPEISPISRLKNYCFPSFAIANDWNHLFETHVSYTPQDKGYVFSVELFPKRDLSHYRLKQHICFILDRSSSVPRHRFAVFKRAVLKALASMQEEDSFNIFIIDKKITCFNTSNLKISKQNIRQAEEFLEAQTFGSRASSSDIYKSLENLLLDLSQQEIVCNAILLTSGKNTFNSTLQQQTVKKWLENKQGHITLHTAAVGRENDLTFFNLMSTSSGGFLVYSDTHASFPRKLAKLVLDLKDPLLTHLILSARPSDVTSFVDLSPSSQSVLYQGTPYRITGYIDDPCTFELSIQGKQHRQWIAIKKTICFADAEEADPSLENQWKMTKAHARFLKEGKKDLLSDAEKVLKSRFEAAFE; this is translated from the coding sequence ATGACAGCATCCTTAAAGAACCGTTTCATTTTTCTCTCATGTCTTATTTTTTCTCTTGCTATGCATGTAGCTTGTATATGTATCCTTTATTCTCTTTCTTTGCATAAACAGCACAATTTCTCTGCACTTTTTTGGTTATCATCATCAAATCCTCACCTTTTACAAATAGATGAGGAGAACAAAGAACATACTCTGCAAGAAGTTTTTGAACAAATTGTGGTGGTTCCCTCAAATCATCAAACTCCGTATGATCTACTCTCATCTAATCGTCCATTTGAGTTAGCTCCTGATCTAGAATTGGTTGATTCTTTCTCTTTTGTAAAAAGAAATCCTCTATCTTTTTCTATAGAAGAATCTTCTTCTCTAGCCTCTGTTTGCTTACCAAAATTAGAAAACGAGCCTCTTTTAACTCCTCCTGCTACCTCAATGGATTCTTTTGTTAATAAAAAACTAGAAATCGATCCTGTAATGCAAACAACACTAGCCACTCAACTACCAAAAGCATCAGAGGCTAATGATAAGCAGCAACTATCCTTACCTAGAGAAAATAGAAAAGCGACTATTTACAAAGAAAATCTAAAATTTCCTCTAGCAGATCCTGCAATACATTTATCCATTCAAAATGTTTCCCCTATTATAGACCCTCATCAAATGGATCAACTAGCTGCTCAAATGAAAAATCCTCCTACTCTTTTTTCAGAAATAGAACATTTGAAAGTTCTGCGTCATTTTTTACCTGAGATCTCTCCTATTTCTCGTTTGAAAAACTACTGCTTTCCTTCTTTTGCCATTGCCAATGATTGGAATCACCTTTTCGAAACACACGTAAGCTATACTCCTCAAGATAAAGGATATGTATTCTCCGTTGAGCTTTTCCCCAAACGAGACTTAAGCCACTATCGCTTAAAACAACATATCTGCTTTATTCTAGATCGTTCCAGCTCCGTTCCTAGACACCGTTTCGCTGTTTTTAAAAGGGCGGTTCTAAAAGCATTAGCAAGCATGCAAGAAGAGGATAGCTTTAACATTTTTATCATTGATAAAAAAATAACCTGTTTTAATACATCTAATCTCAAAATTTCTAAACAAAATATTCGCCAAGCGGAAGAATTTTTAGAAGCGCAAACATTTGGTAGCAGAGCTTCTTCTTCCGATATTTATAAAAGCTTGGAAAACTTGCTTTTAGATCTATCTCAGCAAGAGATCGTTTGTAATGCCATTTTGTTAACCTCTGGGAAAAATACATTTAATTCTACATTACAACAACAAACGGTTAAAAAATGGCTAGAAAATAAACAAGGCCACATAACACTTCATACCGCAGCTGTAGGAAGAGAAAATGATCTGACATTTTTCAATCTTATGAGTACGAGCAGTGGAGGTTTTTTAGTTTATTCCGATACACATGCCTCTTTCCCACGTAAACTAGCTAAGTTGGTATTAGATTTAAAAGATCCACTTCTGACACATCTTATTCTTTCAGCTAGACCCTCTGATGTTACTTCTTTTGTGGACTTAAGCCCATCTTCTCAATCGGTTCTCTATCAAGGGACTCCTTATAGAATTACAGGGTATATCGACGATCCTTGTACGTTTGAACTATCCATCCAAGGTAAACAACATCGCCAATGGATCGCCATCAAAAAAACCATCTGCTTTGCTGATGCAGAAGAAGCAGATCCTTCTTTAGAAAACCAATGGAAAATGACAAAAGCACATGCGCGTTTTTTAAAAGAAGGTAAGAAAGATCTACTAAGCGATGCAGAAAAAGTGTTAAAATCTCGCTTTGAAGCAGCATTCGAATGA
- a CDS encoding toxin-antitoxin system YwqK family antitoxin yields the protein MMRFVFLTFCLLFAKISFANEVVPKMRQPHWSSKTVETYPNSTPKKVVFYDREPNRAVKQILLYPNGQIRTETDLSVIEEEEELKTVPHGVCLFFTAEGKLEKQMIYDRGVLHGTMKLFFPDGTLQGTCGFKQGQRDGLMVSYYPNAEKAEEAVYENGKIIGEVIRYHEKGKRAAIIPYEEGVPHGCAMEWYPTGRKKTVLQYKNGSLHSNGRDPAVIAYTPDEVIQEVQDFCEGKLVGLHVKYHANGQESYKVAYKEDLKEGKERFFSTEGKLLGEGNYVKGQPVGKHWRKAENGVQVLSAHFDERGNTIEPIIECNDKGQLIAQYSLLDGKNHQKYLQWHDNGNLKVEYNYDIGKLNGEQKEYYPSGQIKLKAMYVENEKEGLYEEWYENGNLAQRAVFKNKSLDGLYEQWYENGQLKTQEHHVMGKLDQEQKHWHENGVLQLSVRFDLGKKQGLYQEWNDKKELIVSANYDQDRLIGVIKAWWSKNLLREITHYNDQGKLNGVHEEYYPSGQQKALVSYSNDLLEGTMKTWYEDGSPCAVKTFKQGLPIGEHKEYYSAQQLQEKGVVNTDKKLLQIAQHIFFDEKGEMHGEQRVYHPNGALCSCVHYEHGQMHGSKSIWSVEGVLIEEANYNQGKLDGRFFEKLPDGREVVYHYKDNQRNGVHEVYYPPNEYFARIKAFESFFVNDQLEKEVIEYNETGAKIGVTPYINGKKEGVAKIFSPEGQLLVAVPFHQDSKEGICVQYYPNQKPFVETPYQQDKREGTEKTYHLNGELAKSVEYHNDLMNGLYQEWNAEGILVFEAEYQEGKRHGKFNKFYDDGSPYISQTFLEDELHGVKKKYDKEGKMVESFYEKGKKV from the coding sequence ATGATGAGATTTGTCTTTTTAACCTTTTGTCTTTTATTTGCAAAAATATCCTTTGCCAATGAAGTTGTTCCTAAGATGCGTCAACCTCACTGGTCTTCTAAAACTGTAGAAACCTATCCCAATTCAACTCCTAAAAAAGTGGTATTCTACGATCGGGAACCTAATCGAGCTGTTAAACAAATTTTACTCTATCCCAATGGACAGATTAGAACAGAAACAGATCTATCTGTAATAGAGGAAGAAGAAGAGTTAAAAACTGTACCTCATGGTGTGTGTTTATTTTTTACAGCTGAAGGTAAATTAGAGAAGCAAATGATCTATGATCGTGGAGTGCTACATGGAACCATGAAGCTTTTTTTCCCAGATGGAACGCTGCAAGGAACTTGTGGATTTAAGCAGGGACAAAGAGACGGATTAATGGTTTCCTATTATCCCAATGCAGAAAAAGCAGAAGAGGCGGTTTATGAGAATGGGAAGATTATCGGCGAAGTAATCAGATATCACGAAAAGGGCAAACGCGCTGCTATCATTCCTTATGAAGAAGGTGTTCCTCATGGGTGTGCAATGGAATGGTATCCAACGGGTAGGAAAAAAACTGTTCTTCAATATAAAAATGGATCTCTTCATTCCAATGGTAGGGATCCTGCGGTTATTGCCTACACGCCAGATGAGGTAATTCAAGAGGTTCAAGATTTTTGTGAAGGAAAGCTTGTAGGGCTACATGTCAAATATCATGCTAATGGACAAGAGAGCTATAAGGTAGCTTATAAAGAGGATTTAAAAGAGGGCAAAGAACGCTTTTTCAGTACGGAAGGTAAATTACTAGGAGAGGGTAATTACGTAAAAGGTCAGCCGGTTGGTAAGCACTGGCGCAAAGCAGAGAATGGTGTACAAGTTTTATCCGCGCATTTTGATGAAAGAGGCAATACCATAGAACCTATCATTGAATGCAATGACAAAGGACAACTCATTGCTCAATACTCTCTGCTAGATGGTAAAAATCATCAGAAATATCTGCAGTGGCATGATAATGGAAATCTTAAAGTAGAATATAACTACGATATAGGGAAACTCAATGGGGAACAGAAAGAGTACTATCCATCAGGACAAATCAAATTAAAAGCCATGTATGTAGAGAATGAAAAAGAAGGGCTTTACGAAGAATGGTATGAGAACGGAAACCTCGCACAAAGAGCTGTTTTCAAAAATAAAAGCTTAGACGGTCTTTATGAACAATGGTATGAAAATGGACAGCTTAAAACTCAGGAACATCATGTAATGGGTAAGTTGGATCAAGAGCAAAAGCATTGGCATGAAAATGGAGTTTTACAATTAAGCGTTCGATTTGATTTAGGGAAAAAGCAAGGATTATATCAAGAGTGGAATGATAAAAAAGAACTGATTGTATCTGCTAATTACGACCAAGATAGGTTAATAGGTGTTATAAAAGCATGGTGGAGCAAAAATCTCCTCAGAGAAATCACACATTATAACGATCAAGGAAAACTCAATGGTGTACATGAAGAATACTATCCGAGCGGTCAGCAAAAAGCGCTTGTGAGCTATTCTAATGATCTATTAGAAGGAACTATGAAAACTTGGTATGAAGACGGCAGTCCTTGCGCCGTAAAAACATTTAAACAAGGTCTTCCTATAGGAGAACACAAGGAGTATTATTCTGCTCAGCAGCTACAAGAAAAAGGTGTGGTTAACACAGACAAAAAACTTTTACAAATCGCCCAACATATATTTTTTGATGAAAAAGGGGAAATGCATGGTGAACAAAGGGTCTATCATCCAAATGGAGCTCTTTGCTCGTGCGTGCATTATGAACATGGCCAAATGCATGGAAGTAAATCCATTTGGTCAGTTGAAGGAGTGTTGATAGAGGAGGCTAACTACAATCAGGGTAAGCTCGATGGACGATTTTTTGAAAAATTGCCTGATGGCAGAGAAGTTGTTTACCACTATAAGGATAATCAAAGAAACGGTGTTCACGAAGTATATTATCCGCCAAATGAGTACTTTGCAAGGATCAAAGCCTTTGAATCTTTTTTCGTAAATGACCAATTGGAAAAAGAGGTTATAGAATATAACGAAACAGGAGCAAAAATAGGAGTTACTCCTTATATAAATGGAAAAAAAGAGGGAGTTGCTAAAATATTTTCACCAGAAGGACAATTATTAGTAGCTGTACCTTTTCATCAAGATAGTAAGGAAGGGATATGCGTACAATATTATCCCAATCAGAAACCTTTTGTAGAGACACCCTATCAACAAGATAAGAGAGAGGGAACTGAAAAAACCTACCATTTGAATGGAGAGCTTGCCAAAAGTGTAGAGTATCACAATGATCTTATGAATGGTCTTTATCAAGAATGGAATGCAGAAGGGATTCTTGTGTTTGAAGCGGAATACCAAGAGGGTAAACGACATGGCAAATTTAATAAATTCTACGATGATGGATCCCCTTATATCTCTCAGACCTTTCTCGAAGATGAGTTACATGGTGTGAAGAAGAAATATGATAAAGAGGGCAAAATGGTAGAATCTTTTTATGAAAAAGGAAAAAAAGTATAA
- a CDS encoding tetratricopeptide repeat protein, producing MKRNVFLLSIALLTSSYLHADPDDPVFRESIELRQIADYWKEQEYTLAKERIYQFLETYPTTVFKEQLYAMLADLFVKEKNYLAAIDFYQKIPFGKKSQTSLFHNVYCLYQLGLWEEVITQAPHVMKHASTTKEQLDTMRFSFAEALMQTALKIEDPSHKKEMLLQAESEYKRLLSTRYVCDSLYSLAHINALLENPMQAANLYLMLAEKDSENKEQYLFQAGYLQMKIDPDKAMENLEKVCSLKKEKGSQAAHLLLQILFQQKEYSKFLVMREKLSDLIVSDPLISYYTGKSLYQTNNPDQAIFFLMQFLESPHDASYEKSSLITLISCAKMTKNWSLLEENLEYLTHSFPQDTQTLDLILMYTQLCKQDKNWGKMAEYLQKLLELSPDHPQKETLIYEQALCSIHEQNLSQAIQKILAFLENFPHSVYAKSAWRQLLNCHMQDLKQSPLDLYSTKQAVFITHATKALEQPELFSEEEKQKMHWLLIQSLFEQKQYQKSLDASEKYIEQYGYSADIYLFTALCQEHLGVGALQIAENFEKALADPKSTHRRICNRKLYNLYLSAAQEMPESSNRDLFLKAANYLFANIDEPVELNNLDWLAHFYYQQFEIAEKEEKHLYAKRAKISFEKLLNHSSLPVESWLEVEVLKLCALYDYLGEKAKKTSLLETLTKQQKDFSSIEWKWQRRVLFELALSYQEQKRYKEAIKVYDNLIDSSKHVLSYYGSAALLEKARLQFSLLSEQEKQEGSTDIIAICDALKEVQIRKKLLSEPLHLEAALEYIEVKTCISSRPLERKLELLLQMRDDFSSTEDPSVQHYLSTQDLFPDKMQLYQDYLSFIDLEIISIKAQLAKKNQRKNIYQKLKKNALARFDELKEKGLHDSLQMRVKLSKEALQDIL from the coding sequence GTGAAAAGAAATGTTTTTTTACTATCGATTGCTTTACTGACTTCAAGCTATCTACATGCAGACCCAGATGATCCTGTTTTTAGAGAAAGTATTGAGCTCAGGCAAATTGCCGATTATTGGAAAGAACAAGAGTATACATTAGCTAAAGAACGCATTTACCAATTTTTAGAAACCTACCCAACGACTGTTTTTAAAGAGCAGTTATATGCCATGCTAGCTGATCTTTTTGTAAAAGAGAAAAATTATCTAGCAGCCATAGATTTTTATCAAAAAATTCCTTTCGGAAAAAAATCGCAAACCAGTTTATTTCACAATGTCTATTGCCTCTATCAATTAGGTCTATGGGAAGAAGTGATTACACAAGCTCCACATGTAATGAAACACGCCAGCACAACTAAAGAACAATTAGACACAATGCGTTTTTCTTTTGCAGAAGCTTTGATGCAAACCGCACTAAAGATCGAAGACCCTTCTCATAAAAAAGAAATGCTTTTACAAGCCGAATCTGAGTATAAAAGACTGCTTAGTACCCGTTATGTTTGTGATTCTCTCTATTCTTTAGCTCATATCAATGCCCTTTTAGAAAACCCTATGCAAGCAGCCAATCTCTATCTCATGCTAGCTGAAAAAGACTCTGAAAATAAAGAGCAGTACTTATTCCAAGCGGGCTATTTACAAATGAAAATAGATCCAGATAAAGCTATGGAAAATTTGGAAAAAGTCTGTTCTTTGAAAAAAGAAAAAGGATCTCAAGCAGCTCATCTATTATTACAAATACTCTTTCAGCAAAAAGAGTACAGTAAATTCCTCGTCATGCGCGAGAAATTAAGCGATCTCATCGTTTCAGATCCTTTGATTTCCTATTATACAGGCAAAAGCCTGTATCAAACCAATAATCCCGATCAAGCGATCTTTTTTCTCATGCAATTTCTCGAAAGTCCCCATGACGCCTCTTATGAAAAAAGCTCCCTAATCACTTTGATTTCTTGCGCAAAAATGACTAAAAACTGGTCTCTTTTAGAAGAAAATCTTGAATACTTAACGCACTCTTTCCCTCAAGATACGCAAACATTAGATCTGATTTTGATGTACACCCAGCTATGTAAACAAGATAAAAACTGGGGAAAAATGGCAGAGTACTTACAAAAGCTATTAGAATTATCCCCCGATCATCCTCAAAAAGAAACCCTGATTTACGAACAAGCTCTTTGTTCTATTCACGAACAAAACTTAAGCCAAGCCATTCAGAAAATTTTAGCATTTTTAGAAAACTTTCCTCATTCTGTTTATGCAAAATCCGCATGGCGCCAGCTTTTAAATTGTCACATGCAAGATTTAAAACAATCTCCTCTGGATCTATACTCTACAAAACAAGCTGTATTCATCACCCATGCAACAAAAGCATTGGAACAACCAGAGCTTTTTTCCGAGGAAGAAAAACAAAAAATGCACTGGCTGCTCATTCAATCCTTATTTGAGCAAAAACAATATCAAAAATCTCTAGATGCATCTGAAAAATATATAGAGCAATATGGATATTCAGCTGATATATATCTGTTCACAGCTCTGTGTCAAGAACATCTCGGTGTAGGAGCTCTTCAAATAGCAGAGAACTTCGAAAAAGCACTAGCTGATCCTAAATCTACACATAGACGCATTTGCAATCGCAAACTTTACAACTTATATCTATCTGCTGCACAAGAAATGCCTGAAAGCTCAAACAGGGATCTTTTTTTAAAAGCAGCAAATTATCTATTTGCCAACATAGATGAACCAGTAGAGCTAAATAACCTCGATTGGCTGGCTCATTTTTACTATCAGCAATTTGAAATTGCAGAAAAAGAAGAAAAACATCTTTATGCTAAGCGAGCCAAAATATCTTTTGAAAAACTTCTTAATCACAGCAGCTTGCCTGTTGAATCTTGGTTAGAAGTAGAAGTACTAAAACTTTGCGCTCTATATGATTATCTTGGAGAAAAAGCAAAAAAAACTTCTCTTTTAGAAACACTAACAAAGCAGCAAAAAGATTTTTCCTCTATAGAATGGAAATGGCAAAGAAGGGTGCTCTTTGAATTAGCTCTTTCCTATCAAGAACAAAAACGCTATAAGGAAGCAATTAAAGTGTATGATAACCTCATTGACTCTTCCAAACACGTATTATCTTACTACGGAAGTGCTGCTCTTTTAGAAAAAGCAAGATTACAATTCTCTCTACTCTCTGAACAAGAAAAACAAGAGGGTTCTACAGATATTATAGCTATTTGCGATGCGCTAAAAGAAGTACAAATCAGAAAAAAACTTTTATCAGAACCGCTTCATTTGGAAGCTGCCTTGGAATACATCGAAGTAAAAACCTGTATATCTTCTAGACCTTTAGAAAGGAAATTAGAGTTGCTTCTACAGATGAGAGATGACTTTTCTTCAACAGAGGACCCGTCTGTTCAACACTACCTCTCGACACAAGATCTTTTTCCAGATAAAATGCAATTGTATCAAGATTATTTAAGCTTTATTGATTTAGAGATAATCTCTATAAAGGCTCAATTAGCTAAAAAAAATCAACGTAAAAACATTTATCAGAAATTGAAAAAAAATGCCCTTGCCAGATTCGATGAATTAAAAGAAAAAGGCCTACATGACTCATTACAAATGAGAGTGAAATTGAGTAAGGAGGCTCTACAAGATATTTTATGA
- the rsmD gene encoding 16S rRNA (guanine(966)-N(2))-methyltransferase RsmD has protein sequence MSLRILGGDFRGRLLKSPKTPSTRPTLAVLRKAVFDILHNKIEDALFLDLFAGSGAMGIEALSRGASHATFIDNNSVAIRCLKENIQLLQLEKYCSILSCSYKQALKQLVKKELQFDIAYIDPPYELSLKTTILQEIFALFDNSCLIKPNGIVFIEETAHTQFELKSFTFANMRKFSGTLLQQYQKKAPTKDPCL, from the coding sequence ATGAGTTTGCGTATTCTAGGCGGAGATTTTCGCGGCCGCCTGCTTAAATCCCCCAAAACTCCATCAACCCGTCCTACTCTAGCAGTACTTCGCAAAGCGGTATTTGACATTCTTCATAATAAGATTGAAGATGCTCTTTTCCTCGATTTATTTGCAGGATCTGGAGCAATGGGGATAGAAGCTTTGAGTCGAGGAGCTTCACATGCCACCTTTATCGATAACAATTCGGTAGCAATACGCTGTCTAAAAGAAAATATTCAACTATTGCAATTAGAAAAATACTGCTCTATTTTGTCATGTAGCTATAAACAAGCATTAAAACAGTTAGTAAAAAAAGAGCTCCAGTTTGATATCGCTTATATCGATCCTCCTTATGAACTCTCTCTTAAAACAACTATTTTGCAAGAGATTTTTGCATTATTTGATAATTCTTGTTTAATTAAACCCAATGGAATTGTCTTTATTGAAGAAACCGCTCACACGCAGTTTGAGCTTAAATCATTTACATTTGCGAATATGCGGAAATTTAGCGGTACGCTTTTGCAGCAGTATCAAAAAAAAGCACCTACTAAAGATCCATGTCTTTAG